From a region of the Odontesthes bonariensis isolate fOdoBon6 chromosome 2, fOdoBon6.hap1, whole genome shotgun sequence genome:
- the LOC142391929 gene encoding very long chain fatty acid elongase 5-like: protein METFNHNLNTFLESWMGPRDKRVRGMVLLDNYSPTFALTVMYLLIVWIGPKYMKHRQPYSCRGLMVLYNLGLTLLSFYMFYELVTIVWHSDYKFLCQNTYSEHEVDNKVIKVLWWYYFSKLIEFMDTFFFILRKNNYQITFLHVYHHASMLNIWWFVMNWIPCGHTYFGASINTLVHVVMYSYYCLSAIPALRPYLWWKRYITLLQLIQFLLTMCHTACAVIWPCGFPISWLCFQLSYMSTFVVLFSNFYFQTYKKHSASRRREQQNGSSASTNGHANGTPSMEYTASKKLRVD from the exons ATGGAGACCTTCAATCATAACCTTAATACCTTCTTGGAATCATGGATGGGTCCCAGAG ATAAGCGGGTGCGGGGAATGGTGCTGCTTGACAACTACTCACCGACCTTTGCACTCACAGTGATGTACCTCCTGATCGTGTGGATTGGGCCCAAGTACATGAAACACAGGCAGCCATATTCCTGCAGAGGCCTCATGGTGCTCTACAATCTGGGCCTCACACTTTTGTCCTTCTACATGTTCTACGAG CTTGTTACCATTGTGTGGCACAGTGACTACAAGTTCCTCTGCCAGAACACATACAGCGAACACGAAGTGGATAATAAG GTCATAAAAGTCCTGTGGTGGTACTACTTCTCCAAGCTCATCGAGTTCATGGACACCTTTTTCTTTATACTACGAAAGAATAATTACCAGATCACATTTCTTCACGTGTACCACCACGCTAGCATGCTGAATATTTGGTGGTTTGTAATGAACTGGATACCATGTGGCCACA CATACTTCGGTGCCTCCATAAACACCTTAGTCCATGTTGTGATGTATTCTTATTACTGCCTCTCAGCCATTCCTGCCCTCCGGCCGTACCTTTGGTGGAAAAGGTACATCACGCTGTTACAACTG ATCCAGTTTCTTTTAACCATGTGCCATACCGCGTGTGCAGTCATATGGCCATGTGGCTTCCCCATAAGTTGGCTGTGCTTCCAATTAAGTTACATGTCCACGTTCGTGGTCCTTTTCTCAAACTTCTACTTTCAG ACTTACAAGAAGCACAGTGCTTCTCGAAGGAGGGAGCAACAAAATGGCTCCTCTGCATCCACAAATGGACATGCAAATGGAACGCCATCGATGGAGTATACTGCATCCAAGAAGCTGAGGGTGGATTGA
- the fbxo9 gene encoding F-box only protein 9, which translates to MDNENADIGGTLEDENKSSDDPNLQLALNAFRAQWMSELKPSSGASGMSDRLLRAKGLKRTQETAREEKAAELFLRAVQEEQNGAVYEAIKFYRMAMQLVPDIEFRINYSRPPDSDRVGGNYLEDGDADGEIEDLLAYFEQQLTLESSFPKISTPELEMTQIHISALPREILMYIFRWVVSSDLDMRALEQLSLVCRGFYICARDPEIWRLACLRVWGRNCTKLLPFKSWREMFLQRPRVRFDGVYISKTSYIRQGEESLDGFYRAWHHVEYYRYLRFFPDGHVIMLTTPEDPLSVIPRLRTWNTRLDSVLLGHFRLSQETDNQTKVFAVVCKKKEEKATEFQRNRFCRRNPAPEAEHSFHVGLHLSPRGRQSSSKLVWIHHSCHITYKLSGETVITTFDLDRMYSPFFFARVKSYTAFSEQPL; encoded by the exons ATG GATAACGAAAATGCAGATATTGGAGGTACGTTGGAGGATGAAAACAAGAGTTCGGATGACCCAAACCTTCAG CTGGCGCTCAATGCGTTCAGAGCTCAGTGGATGTCTGAACTCAAACCGAGTTCTGGTGCAAGTGGAATGAGTGACCGACTGCTGCGGGCCAAAGGTTTGAAGAGGACTCAAGAAACTGCTCGGGAGGAAAAA GCGGCGGAGCTGTTCCTGAGAGCTGTTCAGGAGGAGCAGAATGGAGCTGTCTATGAGG CTATCAAGTTCTATCGCATGGCTATGCAGCTGGTTCCTGACATTGAATTTAGAATCAACTACAGCCGGCCTCCTGATTCAGACCGAGTTGGAGGAAACTA CTTGGAGGACGGTGATGCTGACGGTGAGATCGAGGATCTGCTTGCCTACTTTGAGCAGCAGCTCACTCTGGAGAGCTCCTTTCCAAAGATCAGCACTCCCGAACTTGAAATGACTCAGATTCACATTTCGG CCTTGCCGCGGGAAATCCTGATGTACATTTTTCGCTGGGTTGTGTCGAGCGATCTTGATATGCGAGCCCTGGAGCAGCTCTCCTTGGTGTGCCGTGGCTTTTACATCTGTGCAAG gGACCCAGAGATTTGGCGTTTAGCGTGTTTAAGAGTGTGGGGACGGAACTGCACCAAACTTTTGCCCTTCAAGTCCTGGAGGGAGATGTTTCTGCAGAGGCCGCGTGTCCGATTTGATG GTGTTTACATCAGCAAGACATCATACATTCGTCAAGGAGAAGAATCGCTGGATGGATTCTACAGGGCTTGGCACCACGTCGAGTACTACAG GTACCTCCGGTTCTTCCCTGATGGCCACGTTATCATGCTTACCACCCCTGAGGACCCTTTGTCTGTTATTCCCCGCCTGCGCACATGGAATACCAG ATTGGATTCTGTTCTGCTCGGTCATTTCCGTCTGTCACAAGAGACGGACAATCAAACCAAAGTTTTTGCTGTTGTCTgcaagaaaaaggaggag AAAGCGACCGAGTTTCAAAGGAATCGGTTCTGCAGGCGGAACCCAGCTCCAGAGGCTGAGCACAGCTTCCATGTGGGACTGCATCTGTCACCCAGGGGGCGTCAGAGTTCCAGTAAGCTCGTGTGGATCCACCACTCCTGCCACATCACTTACAA GCTGAGTGGAGAAACCGTCATCACGACGTTCGACTTGGACAGGATGTACTCACCCTTCTTCTTTGCACGTGTGAAGAGTTACACTGCTTTCTCTGAGCAGCCTCTGTAA
- the elovl5 gene encoding LOW QUALITY PROTEIN: very long chain fatty acid elongase 5 (The sequence of the model RefSeq protein was modified relative to this genomic sequence to represent the inferred CDS: inserted 2 bases in 1 codon) — MDALNHKLNTYFESWIGPRDKRVQGMLLLDNYPPTFALTVIYLLIVWIGPKYMKHRQPYSCRGLMALYNLGMTXYMFNELVTTVWHGGYNFFCQNTHGAPEVDNKVINVLWWYYFSKLIEFMDTFFFILRKNDYQITFLHIYHHASMLNIWWFVMNWIPCGHTYFGASANSFSHFSMYSYYCLSAIFAKRPYLWWKRYILLQLIQFFLVIFQTMCALIWPCGFPMGWLYTQISYMFMFIVLFSIYHIQAYRKNSGSRRKVHQDDSPCIHMHGHASRTPSMKHTATKEQREG, encoded by the exons ATGGATGCCCTCAACCATAAACTTAACACCTACTTTGAATCATGGATTGGTCCCAGAG ATAAGCGGGTGCAgggaatgctgctgctcgacaACTACCCACCAACCTTTGCACTCACAGTAATCTACCTCCTGATCGTGTGGATTGGGCCCAAGTACATGAAACACAGGCAGCCATATTCCTGCAGAGGCCTCATGGCGCTCTACAATCTGGGCATGAC CTACATGTTCAATGAG CTTGTTACCACTGTGTGGCATGGTGGCTACAACTTCTTCTGCCAGAACACACATGGTGCACCGGAGGTGGATAATAAG GTCATAAATGTCCTGTGGTGGTACTACTTCTCCAAGCTCATCGAGTTCATGGACACCTTTTTCTTTATACTACGAAAGAATGATTACCAGATCACATTTCTTCACATATACCACCATGCTAGTATGCTCAACATTTGGTGGTTTGTTATGAACTGGATACCATGTGGCCACA CATACTTCGGTGCCTCCGCAAACAGCTTTAGCCATTTTAGCATGTATTCCTATTACTGCCTCTCAGCCATTTTTGCCAAACGGCCGTACCTTTGGTGGAAAAGGTACATCTTGTTGCAGCTG ATCCAATTCTTTTTAGTCATTTTCCAAACGATGTGTGCACTCATATGGCCATGTGGCTTCCCCATGGGATGGCTTTACACCCAAATTAGTTACATGTTCATGTTTATTGTCCTTTTCTCCATCTACCACATTCAG GCTTACAGGAAGAACAGTGGCTCGCGGAGGAAGGTGCATCAGGATGACTCTCCTTGCATCCACATGCATGGACATGCAAGTAGAACACCATCAATGAAGCACACTGCAACTAAAGAGCAGAGGGAGGGCTGA